The region TATTTCGGTCTTTAATTTCTTTTATAATATGACCTTGTGACCTATCTCCTAAAACAGTTTTGTAGTGTTTAAGGAGTTCATAATATAAGGTTTCAAACACTTTCCATGTACGTTGCTTATTGTCATCGCTCATTGTTGTGCGTGCAGGACTTTGGGTTAATCCCAAATCTTTAACAAACACCTCGCTAACACCAATACCTGTTGAAATATCATTCAACGAATAACACTTATTTAGCTGTCCGTAAGTTAATGCAACAAATTGATCATAAGTCTTGTATCTACTACAACCCTTGTCTGAGCTGTGTTTTTGAACACATGATCTAAATAACCAGTTAGGTACCAAATCAATTATTTGACGGATTACTGGTTTTTGTATATTTTTGTTTCGCCTGAATAGTCCCATTATGTATTATTTGTTTCGCAAAATCAAAAATACGGGATTCTCAGGCATTTCTTTTTTTTAACTTTCGGATGACTGTGGAGTCATTACTTATAATAAATTCTCTTAATAAAAATATAGCTGTGCCATAAAACAACAAAATATCGAATTATTTTGGTATTTTACTGTCTCTAATAGACATAATTTTGTTATTTATCAAAAATTTTATTGTGTCTTACGTTTCCAATACTGTCTCCATCTTTTAAAATAACAGGATTTGAAAATTGTTCCCATTTTTCATCCATTTTCTTTCCTAAAGAGTTAATATCTCTTATTTTACCAACAAGAAACCAAAAATCATCAGAGTACGAAGCATTAAATACATAAATATTATCGTTCCTTTTTTTTGTTATTGTATCGTTCCAAATATTGTCTGAAGGAAGTAAATATCTTAACTCTGTACCATTTTTACGAGTGTATCTAATATCACGCCAACCTTTTTGGAATTTAAATTTTGTCTTTAATATTCCACTTTCAGGAATGGTATAAATCCGGTTTCCTTCTTTGTCATATTTTTTAGGCTCTCCATTTTGTTTATTGTACAAAACAATAACAGCTCCTTCAAAATCATCAGGTAAAATAAAAACTTCGTTTTCAGATGTGTTTTTCCATTTCCAAAAGATAAACACACAGGCCAAAAACACTAGAATCCCCAAAATAATATAACCAATAACTTTAAATATTTTTTTCATACTTTATGGATTTGGGTTTTTATCTAAATATGGTTTATTCCATTCATTTCTATTTATCCATTTATGGCCATTTTGCACCTGCATAAAGTTACCATTAGCATCTGTACGGATATTCATATTAACGTCCATTATTATCTCGGTTGCTGGGCCAAATAAAATAGTTGGGTTTTTATCCTGTCCTGATGCTCTCACATCAACACCAATAAATAATTTATTTCCGCTTGGATCTGTAATAAACGCTTCTGTATTAGGAAAATTATCCCCTGCAATCTGTGCTCTAATATTTAATACATCTCCTGTTTGAGTTAAATTAACCTTTGCATCTATATCAATATCTGGAGTAGGGCCTGGAGCTAATGGATTTGTTCCATAATATCCTGTTTCAAAAGAAACATTATTTTCTCCTGACCTAATTCTTCCTACATATCCATTTGGTGTATCAGTAGATGTTCCCCATATCGGATGATGAGACACATCAGAATATGTGCCATCTTTTCCTCTACCTGCATAGGTAACAGTACCTTCTTGTGGATCAGCTACAACTCTATGATGAATGCGTGAAGATGCTCCTTCTGCTAAACTAAAAGGCCTATTATCCCCTCCATAATCCTTGTAAAGAGTAGTTAGTCCCGTTAACCAATTTCCTTTACCAAAAGAAGGGCTTGGGTGAAATGACCGAATTGTTATCGGATATGGAATCATCCCATCCGGATCAATAAACCTAATAGGATTATTAAACGCATAGTTATAAGGGCTGTGACGACGCATCTGTTCTGCCAACGGATCCACATTCATCCATCTACCAATCGCAGCATCATAGTTACGCGCTCCATAATCATATAAATTAAGTCCTAACTCTTCTTGCTTCTCTTTTCCATTATATTGATACTTGTAATCTTTCATCAGAGCATCATTCTTTTGGTTATAGCCCTTATGAGCTAATCCAAAAGGATAATAATTCGATTCTTCTATGATCTCACTAGCCTCAATCGTGTTATTATTACTCTTGTCACTATAAGATAATCTTACATTACCTAGATGATCTTTAAACTGGTAAACATAAACATTTGTCTCTGCGTTAAAGAATCCTTCCGCTGTAGGGAAAAAACTAAGTTTGCCTTTCACATACTGAAATCCTCCTAGATAATCCGTTAGAGTAACAATACCTTTATCTGTTACTTTCTTCTGTACTTTCTCTCCAGAAGAGGTATAAATATACTCTATTTTATCAGTTCCAAAGTTTATCTCAACAGGTAAGTTTAAGTGATTATACTTAATCTTACTGATTTTCTTGTGTTTATCATTAGTTAGATTACCGAACTCATCATAGCTGTAGTCTGCTCCACTGGTATTAACTTGTTTAAACCCTTCTTGATTACCAGAGGCGTCTCTAACTGTAGATAATCTATTGCTTCCTGGTTCATAACCGTATGTTAGCTTATCGATAGTAGTTACTACTCCAGCGAGTGATGCTCCATTTCTATCAAGTCTAGTGATGTTTCCATTTTTGTCATACCCTAATTTCTCGTCATACAGATTAGCCGTTGAGGCTGAGTTTAAATCAGGAGCATTAAAAGAACCTAACACTAATCTATTTGCTCCATCATATACATAGCCATAACTACGCCTTTTATTATCTAAGGCGCTTTTCCATATTTGTTCAGTGATATTACCGTTATAAAGTCCTTTAACTCCTGCACTTTTTTGTTCAGGTTTATTGTAGTTTAATTTAAGGGCAAACAAAGTACTCTTTCCATTGTTTAACTGACTTATGTTACTTGTATTATTAATATCTGTTAACCATCCTCTTATATTGTATTTATACTGTAATTCTTGTAGGAATGTATTTGCTATAGGAGTTGTATTTGGCCTTTTGCCCCCAACGCGTTTTTTCTCTAAAGCTCCCAGCTCATCATACACATTTTCAAAAAGAACAACCTCGGCTAAACTATTAACCTTATGGGTTTGGTGTAACAGTCTTTCTGCGTGATCATAAACAAAGTTTTCTTCTATTTGTTGTACATCTGTAACAAGATTATCTCTTTTGTGTTTAGTGGTTACTTTTAAGGGAAGACCTGTAAAAGTATACTTTGTATCCACCTGGGTATATCCCTCTAGATAATTCTTTGTATAACTTCTAAGTATACGACTGTTATAATCATATAACATAAAAGAGATATTTGCTTTACTCTCATTACTTGTAGTAAGTACTCTTGTCCAATTCCCAGTAAGTAGCCCTTTTACATTTTGTATAACTGCTTGACCTTCTATGGCTGTAAAGTTAGTTGCTGCTCCTGGGTAGGTATAATCATCATAATAATTAACACTTAGTATTGTAAGATTGTCTTTAGGGAAAACAGTATTGGTATAAGTTAGTGGTGAACCGCTTACGGCTGAAGCTCTTTTCTCAAAAGATACAGCCCTAGCATTTACATTATCTTGAAATGTTTTCCTATCTACTTCCGTTACTGATGTAGCTGAGTAAAAAGCGCTATAGATTACTCTAGATAGAGCATCATACTTAGTTACCATCCATCCTTTAGCTTCTGTTCCAAATGGGTCGTATACAGGACCTACAGCCACTAGCCTATCTCCTTTATCATACACCATGTATTCCCAAGATTTACCTGGTAGCTTTTTAGCAACCAGTCGGTTTTTAGTATCATATTTATACTGATAGCCTAGCTTGTCTACATTAGCTAAGGTAACATCGCCATTTAAAAGAGGTGAAGTAATTATAGATAGATTTCCAAACTGATCGTAGATATAGTAGGTATCTAGAGTTTCTCCAGTGCCTGTGGTTACACCAGATGCTCTAAGGGTGTTATTTGGTAGATTTTCTACAGTATTTGTGGTTTTGTCTATCTCTTTATTTGCATTTTTCTCTAAATTATCTACTATAGTTCCAAAATTGTCTATAACATCTTGTACTGACTTTCCTTTAAGTTCTTCACCTAGTATATTACTTGCACTTGGCATAGAACTAGATGTTGGAGCATTAGAAGAGCCGCTAAATAATTGAGGTACTCCCTGGGTATTATTGTATACTCTTTTTAATACTACTTTACCTTCTTGATCTTTAAACTCTTCAGTGACGTTTCCATTCTCGTCTGACACAGAGCTCACATAAAGAGAATTTACAGGATAATTTCCTTTATCTACAACAGTTACATTATAAATTCCAGTGGCTGGCGTTAGAGCTGCGTTAGCTTGTCGATATTTTACTTCGTTAACTGTATTGAATCGATACTTAAAATCTACTGTGTTGTTACCACTTATTTTCCAATCCTCTCCTGCAGATCCTGTTTTTATAACTCGTTTTAGTGGTGATTTCTCATATAGCGTTTCACTATAGGGATTAGTTGTATTTTGGTATTTATCCGTGTTGTAATGCGTAAGCGTACCAACTTTAGCTTCACTTACATACTCAGAACTTCCATTAGCTGTGGGGTAACTTAAGAAATTTTTAGTTTGACCAATATTTAAATCATACTCCGTATGTTTTACTACACTTTTCTTATTTGGACTAACTCCTACTGCCACTTCTTGTATAGGACGTCCCAATCCATCGTAATAAACAACCTGTACTATTTGACTAGCAGCAGTGCCACTAGAGGTAGTAGGCTGGGTGTATTGAGTGCTTTTTATATAGTTTTGTGACCCACTCTGAGCTACAATAGCATTTAAACCACAAATACTAAATAAAGCGATATACTTAATTATCTTCATAATAGGTGCTATTTAGTTGTTTTTATAGTTGTACTGATACTCTTTTAATTTATTTCCTTTGGAATCTTTTATTAACGTTAGTCTATTAAAACCATCATACTCATACAATAGAACTTCTCCCTTGGCGTCTGTGATTTTAGTTACTCCAACTAAAGGCTTGTGTTCATAGGTTGTTATTAATGCTTCTTTTAATGAAGCATTACCTCTTAAGTTGTTTATCTGAGTAAATTTACTCTCATCTATGGTGTGAAGATTTGCTAGGCTCACACCTAAGGCACTTGCTACCTCTTCTTTTGACGCATTTTCAATCTTAGCGATTAATAGACCACTGCTGTAACCATAGATATAAGTCTGTTTAACTCCATCTGTCTCTAATTCAATTATATTTCCATTTCGACTATCTCTGTGAAGTATTTTTTGATTACTCTCTAAAGCAGAAGTTCCTTTACTAATCTTTATCTCTTGTTTATCTATTATATTATTTCCCCAATTCTTATAGGTGTTTTCTATGGTTTGTAGTTTTTCTGAATTCTCAGAAAGCTCATATTTAATAACCTCTGCTTTTTTATTATTTGCATACAAAAGATCTCCACTTGATGGATAGGTAAACTTCTCAATTCTATTTTTGTTTTTTAAAACGGTATTTATCTGAACTGGCGATTCTATAGTGTTGCCATAGAGATATGTTTTTTTTGTCTCTATAAAGTCATTTTCAAAATAGCTTCTCTCTGTTTCACTTGTCTTTCTAATCCAAGCACTCTTTATTGGAAGTAATTGATAGGAGAAATAATTATTACTACCTGTAGCTCCTGTAATACTATTTAAATTTGTTGAGAACTTCCCTTTTAAAAGAACATTATAACTCACACTACCAGTTCCTATGCTATTATTAGATAGAGTAGTGAAGCTTTCATTAAATTCATAAGTATTTGTCAAACTATGCTTTAGCTTGCTATCTAATCCAAAGACACTTTTGTGAAGTAGAATCCCTTGTTTAAAATCATCTTTTACAGAATAATTAAAATCATATTCATAACTAGGATAAGGCTCTATTAATACCCCACTAACAGCATTATTGGCTCCTGCGCTAAATTCATAATACGTTCTACCAACATCTATTATTGTCTCGTGTACATAAGGGAAATAAGCTTCCTTGACGTGATTCATAGCACTGGATGCTCTCACAATAGCTCTACATGTTCTAGAATTAGCAGAGGAAACAGCTCCCATTGTTCTCTCTGACACACCATGTAGTACTGGTAAGTTATAAGCTGCTTGAGTATGTGGGCTTTTTATATCTTGCTTATAGTCATATCTTACCTCCTTTTCCAATACGTTATTGTGATTATAACTTCTATAGCTACTTAAATGTATTATTGGAGCCGTTTGATAACTTGTTATTGTATCGGGAACTGTTCTTTCTATACGAATTCCTCCTGATAAAAAACAACTACCTTGCCTTATTAAAGTAATGTCTATTTTATCTCCTAACGATTTTATAGGACCTATAACGCCATTCTTAGTACCTCCTGCTCTATAAAGAATAGATCTATGATAAGGAGGAAGCGTATAACCACTTGGCAAATTAATACTAATTGTACCATTAGTACCTTCTCCTACAAATTGATCTAATCCAGAATTATCAGATGGATAAGCATTATCACAACTATTGGTATAATTAAGATATAAGACATCTTTATTACTTTCAGAGTATCCCATATCTCGCAAGCTATAAGTAGCCGTTTTACGCGAACCTGTATCATAAATATTTAATGTTATTCCATCACCAAAAGAAATCGTCTTTTCTTTAACTGTTTTAATAACACTTGTTGGTTGACTGTAAAAAAATTCCGTGTATCCTTTGGTTGGATAAGTAATCTTTTTTAATAGATAAGCTTGTAATTCTGAAAAATATGCGTCATTTCTATTTGATCCATTAAAATATTTATTATCTGTTTTTCCTGCAGAACCTTGAAGCTTAAAACTAAGACTAGGAAGTAAATCTTGATTTCCAATTCTAGCATTATAATTGCCCCAACGATCTAAGGCAAAAGAATCTCTAGGTGGTAACTTTACATCTTCATTGTATTCAAAACGATGTACTTCATTTTGATTATTAGTTACTGATAACAACTTTAATCTGTATTTTTCAGGTCTATTAGTACTGTTGTCATCACTTACAAAATATCCGTAATTAAACATAAACTGATTAACCAATTGATTGTTATAGCTTATTTCTATTTTCTTAAGCGCCTTTGCAGTTGTGCCTACATCTTTTCGATACATAGTATTGTCTATTAACAAACCTTCTTGAGAGGAATATTTAAAACTTATTTTAGTATTTCCATACTTTATCTCTTTGATATTCAAATTAGGACTAGCCCCACTTATTTTAACCTTCCTATTTTCAGGCCAAAGAGTTCTATTACATCTTAAATTGTGATCTACTCCACCAAGTTCTCCTTTCATAGCTGATTGTTCTAAATCAAAGTCGTTGTCAAAATCATATTGTATCTGATAATGATATAAAAAGGCTAAACCGGTGTTTTCATTGTAATAACTAAACTCGATCTCTTCGCTATTGGATAGTTTTATCTTACTTAAAACATAAAAAATATTGTTACTTGTAAATTCTTGAGGGTATTGATCACTGGTAATTCTATATGAATGTTTTGAAAAGTAATAAATATTAGCTTGAGTATCCTTTATAGTGATTGTGTTTTTATCTAGCGATAGAGATATTTCCATGTCTGAGTACGGTATACCAAAATACTTACCTGTAGAGTCAAAAATAAACTGACCATTACGCCCTAAAAAGTTGTAGGAATACACTGGTGACTTTCCTTGTACAACCCCTGAATTAAGCACATCCAAATAACTATATAAATCCTGAACAGCGCTATCGGTATTATATACTTTTCCTGTGTCATAGGCTTTTAATTTAGTCTTCATATTTACGCCTAGGTCATACTCTAAAGAGTGATCCACAGTTATTACTCCATAAGCATTTAAAAGCCAACCAAGCCCAACATTAGAAGCTAACTCATTTACCTTTATTCCCTTTGAAACATAATCTAAACTGATGGGTATTTCCAATCCTGTCTTTGTAGAAATGGTATAAATAGGTAAAGATATATTAGGTACTGCTCTTGTATAATTTAAAGAGTAATCTCCATACTCAACATACTTTCTAACCTCGGGAGGTAAATTCTCCAAGGAGTTAAACTTTGTTTGTTGAACACTTTCTGTTTGCCCATATAGACAAACCTTGATTAAAATGAAAAACAATATTGTTAGTTCTCTTTTCATATCTTACTCTTTTACAACATTAACACTACCCTCTATTACATCTGTCTTGACAGAGATGATATAGGTTCCCCTTGGATAACCACTTAAATTAAGCGGCTCTGTTTGATTTTTGATTGTTTTATGAAATAGTAACCTGCCTGTTATATCATATAGCTTTAAAACACCTGCTTTATATTCCACAGGTATAATGATATTGGTATAAGTAACCACAGGATTGGGAATAGCTTCTATTTTTAGCTTTTCTTGGTTTGTATCTTCTTCTGTTGTTTGTGAATCTTGATTTTCATCAAAAGTGTACCCCTTTACCTTAACAAGCCAAAAATCATTCATCCCCTTTTGACTACTTTTGTCTCTATTGGGTTTAGAGTCTGAGGTCTCTGCAAATACATAAGCTCCATCTCTTGTTTCTATTAATTTAGAAAGTACATTCTCACCTTTGCCAGAGATACTCTTCTGCCATAGCACATCTCCTTGTTTGTTAAGCAGTGTTCCTAAAAAGTTTACCTTACTTCCTTGTTTTGTTTTCTCTAGAGTTGTGCCTCCAAGTAGGATTGTTCCGTTGTCTTTTACAAGACCATTGCTTAAAAAGTTTCGAGTACCATAACCATAGGCAAGCTCTTGTTTGACCTGTCCCAGATTATCAATATCAAGTGACCAGTAATCTACCTCTGATTGCAATACGCTGTTTTTAGCCATCCCTGTATCTGAATCCGATATACCATAGAGTCTATAGCTATCCTTTGAGACTTCTTGTATTTGTTTGAGCTGATCATTTTTTTCTGCTCCATATGATCTCTGCCATTCAGTATCCCCTTGTGCGTTAATCTTTATAACCCAATAATCATTATTGCCATAAGACTCACTTGTCTTGTTTCCACTTACCCCTGAATTGCTATACCCCCCTATTAAGAATCCCTTATCACTTGTCGCTATTACATCTGATCCGATATCATCATACTCTCCCCCGAAGCTTTTTTGCCATTTTATAATCCCTTGTGAATTAATTCTTATAACCCAGATATCCTCGCCTCCATAATAAGAAACGGTCTTATTTGCCGCCGTTGATGAATTGGAATTTATTAAAACTAGATAATCACCCCCAGTTATGGGAAGTATCTTGACAAGGTCCTCTTTTTCTAACCCTCCAAAACTCTTTTGCCATAGCACATTACGAGCTGCGTCAAGTTTTATAATCCAAGCATCGCTCTTTCCG is a window of Myroides oncorhynchi DNA encoding:
- a CDS encoding DUF6843 domain-containing protein translates to MKKIFKVIGYIILGILVFLACVFIFWKWKNTSENEVFILPDDFEGAVIVLYNKQNGEPKKYDKEGNRIYTIPESGILKTKFKFQKGWRDIRYTRKNGTELRYLLPSDNIWNDTITKKRNDNIYVFNASYSDDFWFLVGKIRDINSLGKKMDEKWEQFSNPVILKDGDSIGNVRHNKIFDK
- a CDS encoding DUF6443 domain-containing protein; protein product: MKIIKYIALFSICGLNAIVAQSGSQNYIKSTQYTQPTTSSGTAASQIVQVVYYDGLGRPIQEVAVGVSPNKKSVVKHTEYDLNIGQTKNFLSYPTANGSSEYVSEAKVGTLTHYNTDKYQNTTNPYSETLYEKSPLKRVIKTGSAGEDWKISGNNTVDFKYRFNTVNEVKYRQANAALTPATGIYNVTVVDKGNYPVNSLYVSSVSDENGNVTEEFKDQEGKVVLKRVYNNTQGVPQLFSGSSNAPTSSSMPSASNILGEELKGKSVQDVIDNFGTIVDNLEKNANKEIDKTTNTVENLPNNTLRASGVTTGTGETLDTYYIYDQFGNLSIITSPLLNGDVTLANVDKLGYQYKYDTKNRLVAKKLPGKSWEYMVYDKGDRLVAVGPVYDPFGTEAKGWMVTKYDALSRVIYSAFYSATSVTEVDRKTFQDNVNARAVSFEKRASAVSGSPLTYTNTVFPKDNLTILSVNYYDDYTYPGAATNFTAIEGQAVIQNVKGLLTGNWTRVLTTSNESKANISFMLYDYNSRILRSYTKNYLEGYTQVDTKYTFTGLPLKVTTKHKRDNLVTDVQQIEENFVYDHAERLLHQTHKVNSLAEVVLFENVYDELGALEKKRVGGKRPNTTPIANTFLQELQYKYNIRGWLTDINNTSNISQLNNGKSTLFALKLNYNKPEQKSAGVKGLYNGNITEQIWKSALDNKRRSYGYVYDGANRLVLGSFNAPDLNSASTANLYDEKLGYDKNGNITRLDRNGASLAGVVTTIDKLTYGYEPGSNRLSTVRDASGNQEGFKQVNTSGADYSYDEFGNLTNDKHKKISKIKYNHLNLPVEINFGTDKIEYIYTSSGEKVQKKVTDKGIVTLTDYLGGFQYVKGKLSFFPTAEGFFNAETNVYVYQFKDHLGNVRLSYSDKSNNNTIEASEIIEESNYYPFGLAHKGYNQKNDALMKDYKYQYNGKEKQEELGLNLYDYGARNYDAAIGRWMNVDPLAEQMRRHSPYNYAFNNPIRFIDPDGMIPYPITIRSFHPSPSFGKGNWLTGLTTLYKDYGGDNRPFSLAEGASSRIHHRVVADPQEGTVTYAGRGKDGTYSDVSHHPIWGTSTDTPNGYVGRIRSGENNVSFETGYYGTNPLAPGPTPDIDIDAKVNLTQTGDVLNIRAQIAGDNFPNTEAFITDPSGNKLFIGVDVRASGQDKNPTILFGPATEIIMDVNMNIRTDANGNFMQVQNGHKWINRNEWNKPYLDKNPNP
- a CDS encoding RHS repeat domain-containing protein, with amino-acid sequence MKRELTILFFILIKVCLYGQTESVQQTKFNSLENLPPEVRKYVEYGDYSLNYTRAVPNISLPIYTISTKTGLEIPISLDYVSKGIKVNELASNVGLGWLLNAYGVITVDHSLEYDLGVNMKTKLKAYDTGKVYNTDSAVQDLYSYLDVLNSGVVQGKSPVYSYNFLGRNGQFIFDSTGKYFGIPYSDMEISLSLDKNTITIKDTQANIYYFSKHSYRITSDQYPQEFTSNNIFYVLSKIKLSNSEEIEFSYYNENTGLAFLYHYQIQYDFDNDFDLEQSAMKGELGGVDHNLRCNRTLWPENRKVKISGASPNLNIKEIKYGNTKISFKYSSQEGLLIDNTMYRKDVGTTAKALKKIEISYNNQLVNQFMFNYGYFVSDDNSTNRPEKYRLKLLSVTNNQNEVHRFEYNEDVKLPPRDSFALDRWGNYNARIGNQDLLPSLSFKLQGSAGKTDNKYFNGSNRNDAYFSELQAYLLKKITYPTKGYTEFFYSQPTSVIKTVKEKTISFGDGITLNIYDTGSRKTATYSLRDMGYSESNKDVLYLNYTNSCDNAYPSDNSGLDQFVGEGTNGTISINLPSGYTLPPYHRSILYRAGGTKNGVIGPIKSLGDKIDITLIRQGSCFLSGGIRIERTVPDTITSYQTAPIIHLSSYRSYNHNNVLEKEVRYDYKQDIKSPHTQAAYNLPVLHGVSERTMGAVSSANSRTCRAIVRASSAMNHVKEAYFPYVHETIIDVGRTYYEFSAGANNAVSGVLIEPYPSYEYDFNYSVKDDFKQGILLHKSVFGLDSKLKHSLTNTYEFNESFTTLSNNSIGTGSVSYNVLLKGKFSTNLNSITGATGSNNYFSYQLLPIKSAWIRKTSETERSYFENDFIETKKTYLYGNTIESPVQINTVLKNKNRIEKFTYPSSGDLLYANNKKAEVIKYELSENSEKLQTIENTYKNWGNNIIDKQEIKISKGTSALESNQKILHRDSRNGNIIELETDGVKQTYIYGYSSGLLIAKIENASKEEVASALGVSLANLHTIDESKFTQINNLRGNASLKEALITTYEHKPLVGVTKITDAKGEVLLYEYDGFNRLTLIKDSKGNKLKEYQYNYKNN
- a CDS encoding T9SS type A sorting domain-containing protein; its protein translation is MKKQLLYYLLFCLSINCYSQKILWEQTLGGNNSEYLLDMIPTADNGFLLAGATQSYKGADLTTERSSNYDAWLWKMKASGKKEWDMRIGGNGDNFLNSIAHTLKDGGFILGLTSSSDKDHYKTEELIGKSDAWIIKLDAARNVLWQKSFGGLEKEDLVKILPITGGDYLVLINSNSSTAANKTVSYYGGEDIWVIRINSQGIIKWQKSFGGEYDDIGSDVIATSDKGFLIGGYSNSGVSGNKTSESYGNNDYWVIKINAQGDTEWQRSYGAEKNDQLKQIQEVSKDSYRLYGISDSDTGMAKNSVLQSEVDYWSLDIDNLGQVKQELAYGYGTRNFLSNGLVKDNGTILLGGTTLEKTKQGSKVNFLGTLLNKQGDVLWQKSISGKGENVLSKLIETRDGAYVFAETSDSKPNRDKSSQKGMNDFWLVKVKGYTFDENQDSQTTEEDTNQEKLKIEAIPNPVVTYTNIIIPVEYKAGVLKLYDITGRLLFHKTIKNQTEPLNLSGYPRGTYIISVKTDVIEGSVNVVKE